Sequence from the Oxyura jamaicensis isolate SHBP4307 breed ruddy duck unplaced genomic scaffold, BPBGC_Ojam_1.0 oxyUn_random_OJ87, whole genome shotgun sequence genome:
CCTTTGAAAGCTGTTGGTGAGCTCAGTGCCCACCTCCCTCCCGCGCCTTGTGCCTGCGCTCCTGCTCCTCCCGGCACCTGGGCAGCAAGGCATGGCTGCAACTTTTCCCTTTGGAGTCCGGGAGCCCGCTTTGGGGTAGTTCTGGGTGCCTGGCGCAGggagggtgctgctggcctggggctggggccgcTCTGCCCTCGGTGACGCGCTGTCCCCGCCGCAGGGTGAACCTGGCGCTGGCCTACACGGAGCTGACGGAGGAGCTGTGCCGCCTGAGGAacctcagctccctgcagagccaaaTCCTCCGCGCgctgctgcaggagaagagCCTCAACGGCGGTAagaggggccgggggcgctGCGAAAAATGAAGAGCGTGCTGCCTGCCCTCATCCTCCGGGCACCGCAGTGCTCCTGTGCATCCCTCCCGGGAGCATCCCTCCCACCGGCTCTCCAGGACCCCCCCCATCCATCCGGGGTGCACGCGGGCGCTGCCGAGCTGACGGGGGCATTTTTTGTGTCCCCCCCTCCCGTTTTGCTTTGCAGGCCAGCGCCACTCCCCGCTGTCCCAGTGCCACTCGCCGGCCCAGCAGCGCCGCTCGCCCGCCCCGCAGTGCCCCTCGCCCGCGCCCGGCCGCTCCCCGGCCCCGCAGTGCCAGTCCCCGGCGCTGCAGCGGCGCTCCCCGGCCCCCCAGTGCCAGTCGCCCGCCCAGCAGCGCCGCTCGCCCGCTCCGGGGCCCTGCCAGTCGCCGGCCCAGCAGCGCCGCTCGCCCGCGCCCACCTCCAGCCCCTCGCCCGCCCAGCAGCGCcgctccccggccccgccgccctgcccGTCCCCGGCCTCGGCGTCCCCGCACCGGCTGCCCGGcgagaggatggagctgggctACGCCAAGCCCTCCAGTCGCCACATCAAGGCCGGCTTCCAGGGCCGCCGCAGCTACTCGGAGGTGAGCAACGTGGCCCTGTACCAGCAGAGCCGCTCGCTCTGGCTGCAGCCCGAAGCCTCGACGCTCCCCAAGCACCGGCCCTACGGCGAGGTGTAcctggggggcacgggggccCCCCTGAGCGCCCGCGAGCCCTTCGAGGAGCACGTGCGCTTCGAGAAGCAGTCGTCAGACGAAGAGGACTGGGCggtccccagcccccccagccccgaggTGGGGGCCGTCCGCTGCGCCTCCTTCTGCGCCGGCTTCCCCATCCCCGACGCCGCCGCGCACCGGGCAGCTGCCGCCTATGCCAGGACCGAGCACGCCCAGTCCTGGCCCTCGATCAACGTAAGAGGGACCCCTGCCCGCCCCAGGGCCCGGGGCGGTGGGTGGGGGCAGGCgggggccgggaccccccctCCTGACAGCCCTGCAgcgtgcctcggtttcccccGCGGCTCCCCAGCCCGCGCCCAGCAAAGGAGCACGATggtgggagggggctgggggcgaggATCGGGCCCGGGCCCTGCGGAGGTGGGCTCAGGGCTGCCCCTGTGCCCACAGCTGCTGATGGAGACGGTGGACTCGGAAATCCGGAGCTGCCCGCTGTGCCAGCTGGCCTTCCCCATCGGCTACCCAGACGATGCTTTGATAAAGCACATTGACTCGCACCTGGAGAACAGCAAGATCTGAGCTCCTGCGCCCGCGCCGCCCTCCTGGCCGcgggctgccccctccccggACTTTGGATGCTGCATGAGAACACAAGGAGTGACACGGCTCCGAAATACCTCCAAGTATTCAGTAGCTGCGGAGGGACTGACCCCACAGGAGCCCCGGGCCCCTCCTGGCCTCGCGTGTAAGTGGGTTTTCCCCACTCCCCCTTGCCCCGTCCCTGCATCCACGGAGAATTCGGATGCTCGAAGCAGGATGCTCGGGATGCTCTGGGCTGGGTccgggggctgctggtggggacCCGCCTGCACCCATGGGTTTCTCTGCTTGATCTCAGGGAGGATTTGAGGGACCGGGTCCTGGATCTGGCCCCCAGAAAGCAGGTGAAGGGAAGGGGCCGCCCCTTCTGGGGCTCACTGGGTCAGAATTggctgggggggagctgctTGTTCTCGGTCCCCCATCTCTTCCCACCAGTTCAAGCATCTTTCCAGTCTTTTACATTAAAAGCCTCTCCCCCGCCCCcatttctcccttctccccacaaCGATGCTGCTGAGAAACAAACCCCACGGCCCATGGCACAGCATGGACGTCCCGCACCACTGCACTGAGCTCTGCGGCCACCGGCACCCCTGGCCCCCGCGGGGCCGTGTGGctgcctgccccggccccgcgcccccggcCCCTACCCATGCCCCCCACGTTTGATCTACCTCAAAGCCGCCGAGAGGCCCCCGACGTCGGGAGGGGGGGGTCTGCGGCACCGTCCCCCCGCCGCCGAGCCACTCTGCGCTGCATGCCCCCCCCGTGCCACGGCGCGCACTACCCGAGGGCTCGGCTGGGGTCCGGCCCCTGCTCCCTCGGGGTCCCCGTGCAGGGGAACCCACGCTCTGTGCAACGCCGCCGAGTCCAATAAAACCCTTCCCCAGTGCCCAAAACACTGCTGGGAGCCAAAGCTGCCACCTCTCTGCTGGTCCCCGGGGAGGAGGGGGACAGGCTGCGGGTGTCCTGCAGCGGGGCGCGTGGTGCCTTGGTGTGTctggccccggggccgccccgggcAGGGTCCCCTTGAGCTGGTGCCCGTGGGGTGACCGGGTTCGGGGTGCCCGTTGCGAGTAACCTACTAAGATGGCCCCGTTCCCAGCACGGCGGGATGTTTCGGGTTTACTGCTGTGGCAGGCAAGAAGAAATAGgacaatcaaaaccaaaacaaaactgccGTGAACCCCGGGGGTGATGGCACGGCCGAGACCCAGCCCCGCGGTGCCAGCCCTGACAGCAGCGCTGTGGCCGGGCCAGCACCCTCGGGGTCCCCGTGCAGCTGGGGAAACCCTGCCCTGAGCCTGCCCCAGGcctggggggctgtgggtgcGTGGTGGGGCCGGGGTGGGTGGGCGCATGGGGTTGGTGGCACGAAACACCAGCCCCAAGCCCCCTCTGCTGCGGAGCCGCTCCCTGTGATGGGGCCGAGCGTCACCGCGGTTCCTCGGGGAGGGTAAAATGGGCATGGGGGCCCAGAGCCCCGCCGGGACCCCCCGCCCCGAGCAGCTCCGCTCTGCCTCATCCCTGCGGTGTGGGACAGGCGGAGGGGGCGAGAGAAACGCCCGCAGCGCAGGGGCGAGCTGCGAGGccccggcgcggcggggcccAGACCGCAGCGGAAGCCGGCAGCCGGCGAGGTGCCGCTGAGCACAACGCGGCTGGGGCGGGGGCGCACCGCGGGGCGCAGAGGGAGGGGGCACCCCCCGGGCACGACACCCGGGGGAAGGTCGCCAAGAGTCCCCGACGGGCTCGTTCGCACCACTGCCGCTTGTCCCTGGCTTCGATAGCGGCCGAATGGCGCCTCCGAGCCCTGCCTGGGGTGGGGGTCGGGGTCCCGGGGGTAGCAGCCGTGGGGGGCCCCATGGGGTCCAGCTGCAGCCAAACGCGAGGCTCGGAGGAAGGGGCTGCCCTGCGCACCAGGAGGCTCCGTCCCTCCCAGACCTGCCCCGGTGAGGCCTGCAGCCTCCCCGTGCGCTGCTGGGGGGtggtcccgggggggggggtcttaTCCAATTCTGTGCCCTACAGGGTGCACAGGCTTGGAGCCAAGACACCCAAAAACCTGGCTTATCTCAGGAAAGCCCTGCCCACCCGCCCCGCGCCGGTAGGGCCCAGCAGCGCGATGAGTTGTGGCAGTTCCCAGAGCTCAGCAGGGCCAAAtttggggggggttggggggtaAGGGGGGGGCTCcatccctgctccccacagctcGGTGTCAGCGGGGCGAGAGGTGGCCCCGGCACgcagccagctccaggctgtgcGAGCGCAGGGCTGCGGCGATGGTGTGAAGCAGA
This genomic interval carries:
- the TBKBP1 gene encoding TANK-binding kinase 1-binding protein 1, with protein sequence MDSMFEDDISILTQEALGPDEDWLDSPNTDLSGEMCSASHFALITAYDDIKNRLTGLERENSTLKRRLKMYEVKYPLIGEFGEEHIFSVYEAKETSLLKSEKASLQQQLNQFQHELQKSKEREEQLDEMIQAYEKLCVEKADLESELGEMRALVETHLSRIRSLEQQLRQRDGGAFPGLGAPLPGQEVPFLSLHPNPALSHVLDRPAGWPSRGLEAPGRLEAELEAARQEAQRAQHREEHLKAECERLQAELKHLQDTREQEQSERDMAWVKKMGDDQVNLALAYTELTEELCRLRNLSSLQSQILRALLQEKSLNGGQRHSPLSQCHSPAQQRRSPAPQCPSPAPGRSPAPQCQSPALQRRSPAPQCQSPAQQRRSPAPGPCQSPAQQRRSPAPTSSPSPAQQRRSPAPPPCPSPASASPHRLPGERMELGYAKPSSRHIKAGFQGRRSYSEVSNVALYQQSRSLWLQPEASTLPKHRPYGEVYLGGTGAPLSAREPFEEHVRFEKQSSDEEDWAVPSPPSPEVGAVRCASFCAGFPIPDAAAHRAAAAYARTEHAQSWPSINLLMETVDSEIRSCPLCQLAFPIGYPDDALIKHIDSHLENSKI